In Metasolibacillus fluoroglycofenilyticus, a single window of DNA contains:
- a CDS encoding Glu/Leu/Phe/Val family dehydrogenase, with protein MAENLNLFTSTQDVIQEALQKLGYDEAMYELLKEPLRMLEVRIPVKMDDGTTKVFTGYRAQHNDAVGPTKGGVRFHPAVTDEEVKALSMWMTLKCGIVDLPYGGGKGGVICDPRQMSMGEIERLSRGYVRAVSQIVGPTKDIPAPDVFTNAQIMAWMMDEYSRMDEFNSPGFITGKPLVLGGSQGRDRATAEGVTIVIKEAAKKRGIDIEGARVVIQGFGNAGSFLAKFMSDLGAKIIGISDAYGALHDPNGLDIDYLLDRRDSFGTVTTLFENTITNKELLELECDILVPAAIENQITADNAHDIKANIVVEAANGPTTAEATKILTERGILLVPDVLASAGGVTVSYFEWVQNNQGYYWTEEEVREKLIRKMVDAFDSVYTTATNRNINMRLAAYMVGVRRTAEASRFRGWV; from the coding sequence ATGGCTGAAAATTTAAACCTATTTACATCAACACAGGATGTCATTCAAGAAGCGTTACAAAAACTTGGTTATGATGAAGCGATGTATGAATTACTAAAGGAACCACTTCGTATGTTAGAAGTACGCATCCCTGTTAAAATGGATGATGGTACGACGAAAGTGTTCACAGGTTATCGTGCACAGCATAATGACGCAGTAGGACCAACTAAAGGTGGCGTACGTTTCCACCCAGCTGTTACTGACGAGGAAGTTAAAGCGCTTTCAATGTGGATGACATTGAAATGTGGAATTGTAGATTTACCGTATGGTGGAGGTAAAGGTGGGGTTATTTGTGACCCACGTCAAATGTCAATGGGCGAAATCGAACGCTTAAGTCGTGGTTATGTGCGTGCAGTAAGTCAAATCGTTGGACCAACAAAAGATATTCCAGCGCCAGACGTATTTACAAACGCTCAAATTATGGCATGGATGATGGACGAGTATAGCCGCATGGACGAATTTAACTCACCAGGCTTCATCACTGGTAAGCCGCTTGTACTTGGTGGTTCGCAAGGACGTGACCGTGCAACAGCGGAAGGTGTAACAATTGTTATTAAAGAAGCAGCAAAAAAACGTGGTATTGATATTGAAGGAGCGCGTGTTGTTATCCAAGGTTTCGGTAACGCAGGTAGCTTCCTAGCAAAATTCATGAGCGATTTAGGTGCAAAAATTATTGGTATCTCTGATGCCTATGGTGCATTACATGATCCTAACGGTTTAGATATCGACTATTTATTAGATCGCCGCGACTCATTCGGTACTGTAACAACTCTATTTGAAAATACGATTACAAACAAAGAGCTATTAGAGTTAGAATGTGATATTTTAGTACCTGCAGCTATTGAAAATCAAATTACTGCAGATAATGCACACGATATTAAAGCAAACATTGTTGTAGAAGCTGCTAACGGACCAACGACTGCAGAAGCAACAAAAATTTTAACAGAGCGTGGTATTCTTTTAGTGCCAGACGTACTAGCATCTGCTGGTGGTGTAACTGTATCTTACTTCGAATGGGTACAAAACAACCAAGGCTACTACTGGACAGAAGAAGAAGTACGTGAAAAATTAATTCGCAAAATGGTAGATGCTTTTGACAGCGTCTACACAACAGCTACGAATCGCAACATTAATATGCGCTTAGCTGCATACATGGTAGGTGTTCGCCGCACTGCCGAAGCATCTCGCTTCCGTGGTTGGGTGTAA